ACCTTAAATCAAACCACTCAGTAACATCTCCAAAACTCTGACTTCCCCCGTTGCTTATAAGATACAAAAAAGGTATTATCTCTCTCCTTATCTCTCTGATAGTGCCCGGGTATAAATAACCATTGATGTGTTGGTTGCTGGTGTGAGCAGACCTGCACAGACACTTTGGTTTGCAGACTTATTCTCCCCAtgataaacaaacaagtgtCTGGCAAACAGGCTAAACAAGCTGCCAAGTCACGTGCAGCAGGGGGCATCTCCTTGGTTCCAAACTGAAGCTTTGGACTAAAATAGTCGGTTGGCCCGATTCAGGAGGTCGGTGATTCAGgaggtcggtggttcaatcccaaGCTCCTCTGGTCTGCATGCCGACGTGCCCTTTAGCAAGATACCGATCCCTTAATTTAGGCTAACGAGTGCTACGTCagtgtgtgaaaacaaacaacaaagcgAAGAATATAGAGGCACTGTacgaatgtgtgtgaatggtcgAATGTAACTTTGCTATTTAATATGAGCAGCGCTGTACAAACTCAATCTAATTtccatttaaaatattaatattattatttctcccTTTCTTGTAGAGTAAGAAAGTAAATGAAGAGTTTTACGTCGCAGTTAAACAGAGGATGCGACAGCCGGCTTGGCGTGTcacgctgtctgtctgtgttgggATTTATAAAGCAGCTGTTAGTGTCTTTGATTCGTCTGGAGCAACATATGAATGTACCTGAGTCCACTGTGTCCTACTGacacatatattattataataacaggAAATATTTAAAAGCACTATCACATACTGTGAGGCCAGAAACACAGTCAAACTAGTGTGAGCTTGTAGTTTCTACATTGCTCTTATATCATAAATGAATAGTTTTTCTCTGTACCTCTTTCTAAACAGACAACTTTTATTATACGCTGCATCTGAGAACACATTTGGGGTTGGCTCAATAGTAAGTTATCGTtcataaatgtttaataaagttGTTAACAGAGTCCAATCATTTCATGTCAATTATCTTTTACTAAGTTGTTCTTggtaaaagttgtttttgttaatgTCTCATATGATTTGATTGCCATCAATAAGGCCATTAGCTTTATCTTGAATATTTATTAAGGAGGCCTTATTAGATAttttccctctgcagctgcatttAAGTAAAGTTGTTCAGTTATACTGTTGAATGTAGCAGGAGATTTGATTCCACAAATAAAAGAGACGCCCATTGCGTTAATACTCAttaaagaagtgtgtgtgtatgcgtgtatgtgtgtgtgtgtatagagacGTGCCTTGCTGCTGAGGTTTTCTCTCCTGTTCTTCTTTTGCTTAGTTGAGGGAGAGCGCAGCAAATTCCTGAGGCGACTTTTGATCGTGAATCCATCTCCTGGCATGTTGTCTGCAGAcccccacctcacacacacacacagacacacacagctgacccTCCACTGAGACAGATCCACCACCAGAGGAAGAAGTTAGTGAGCGTGCGTAATGATCCACCTAACCCTCCACAGGAGACGATCTGTGGATCTCTTTACGGAGTTGGACACTGCTGCCGGGACATGAGGACACGGATcgctcttctcttctcctgcagcttctctctgttaATCCTctggactgctgctgctgctgctggagacggATCCTCAGCCTCGGTGCGTTTCGCGCTGCGTTTTACGCACAGACCGGGATCCAGGAGAGGCTGTTTGCCTGCgtgtgtgacatcacagcctTAATCTGCTCCGGTCTCATGATTAAATCAATGATTGCTTTTGTTGCAGTTCGTACTAATTGATTTAATAGGATTAAACAGAGACTGTGGACTCTGCACTGATTGGCGGATGTTGAGGCACCACTGCTCTTTGTGTTCTCAGCTGATTGATTATAGGTAACTGATCCATCATGTGCATGGTGCAATAATACAGTCATAATTATGATTTAATAGAAGCAAGAACAAAAATTACCATAACAACAGAAACTAACTATATTCAGATAATAGAATAATCCATCTATTAATCTATATTAAAATGAGTCGTAATACAGAACAAGCTCTCAGTAGACACACAGGCACTTCATCTAATTCATATGCAATAAAATCAGACAGAGCCATAAAAAGGCAGCCAGCACAGTTATAGTGTGTCAAGTGTCTCGGTCGCTTCATTATCATCCAACAGTCAGATCATAACGTTACTTAAATATTATGTTTGAGGTGATTCCCAGAGATTTAAAATGTTGGCCTTGACCACGTGCTCCCTCCATTTGGCTTCCTGTCAAAACAGACCACGCCCCCTCCACGCAGTGACGTCAGGCCACTGgtaatttattatttgtctCCATTTAACCTGGTTACTCCCACTGAGATTACAAATCTGTCCCTTTCACCGTGTATCAAGGTGCTTTAATTCCAGAGGCAATGATTTACACAAAATAACCAAAGTACAATGAACTGATAAGGTCTACTGAACGTGAGTGTTCCGTCATTGTTGCTCTTTTGGACGATAACTGGGCGAGTGTAAAATGTGTATGAAGTGTAAAATGAATTGAACAGAAACAATAATTCCAATTTAAATTCAGTGTCTTTTAAtgatctttttaaaaacaatgagcAAATTCTCTGACCAGTTGTGTTTGTTCTAGAGGAAAAATGTTCGCTCCCTATTCACAAAAGGAAAATCAATTCTGTCTCAATACTTTTTGACAGATTGAAGTGTGACGTGATAAATgcataaacattttattcatttcaaaggCCACattacttttcacattttcaacttaTAACTCACAAGTATTAGGACAACCAGTGTTTCAAAAATCCCTCTTGAGAAAGATATAtagtgattaaaaaaagaaatacattatGTACAGGTTATTTTTATAGATACAGGGCTAACAGCTTCTTGATTGCTTGTGACACCTcaggtttatttattattgaacTAAATCCCCAAATAAAGATCAATACAAGTCAGATACTAAAAGAACCATAAAGTGCTCCTACAGATGATTTTCACTGTTAGTGACAAAGAAGGAATTCTAATGAGGAAATACGCATCAGACTAGCTcctaacaaaaataaaaaaactattaacattTAGGTTTCACATAGTTAATGACACAGTGTATTGTCTGATTCTATTCAGGAAACAGATATTTAATTCACACTGGAAGGCTGAAGATTAATTAATGTCATCTGTACGGCTTAATATTCATTTGCATATGACAGATTAGTAATAAATGActtcaacaaaaacaatctgAATTAATCTTagtattgtttttgaaaagaaataaacgTGAGAGTAGGCGTCACTTAAAGAGGAAATTTACCACGGAAAATATCAAAACTAAATTTCATTCATACATTCAGCAGGTCACGTAATGCATTCTCTTCTTTATaccagaaaactaaaatggGCGAGACTTCTCATACAATTTACAAAAAACTCTGCCAAAGCCTCAACACAGCAAGAAAAGTGAGTGACAACCcatgttgacaatgaaacgAGCATTACTTACTGTCGTCAATTCATTGATGCACGTTTGTGGAAACACGCACAAACCAGTCGCCACTTAAATTtgatgcttgtctatttgaggtgttacGGTACAGGTGCGTTCTTCCTTTTATGGAGGCCCAAGCAACACCTCACATAGACAAGCTTCACATTTTAAGCAGGCTTGACTAGGTTTTCATGAACAACAACTCAGCTCATTTCATTGTCAATATTCGTCATCGCTCAAACTGTTGTGATAGAGTTAGTTTGTCAGTTGTGCTGTGGCTCTTGCATTCGTGTTTTCCgtaaatgtgcttgtgtgagacgtctcggcCACCGTATAAACAGCCCCGTCTCTACAGTATGAAAGAAGTCCACTGAGTTGTGTGCTGACTCGTACAGAAAAAGAGCAGCACCTAGTGTTGGTCTCTGGTCCTTTGGATTTAAACACAGGCACGTTTGGTGAGGCTTTCAAGACAAGCCCCCTCTACATGTGTAAGACTCGGAGGATGACGGTCGGACAGGTGTGTCTGCCTCAGAGAGGGATGTGGTTTCAGTGTGAGACTGAGGTTAAATAATCGTGTGCGTTGGTTATTGCAGCGGCAGGAAGTTAAGAGAGCTATTCAGAATCCAGCTCTAGTTCCAGCTCCTTCTCTACGTCGATCCACGAACGTCTCTTGGCACTGGGGAGGTCCTTTCCTAAAGCACCGCGCGTTAACGGCCGTGATGCGTTTAGCTCGCCTAGTGAGGCAGTATTGGTATCTTGGCCTTTCAAAAGGTAAGACAGTCTGACAGGGCTGTCCTCGTTGGATTTAGAAGAACgtcttctcctctgtgcagcCGGAATCCATTGCTCTCCTGGCTCCCTCTGCTTCGGGGGCcgtcctctgcctcttttcaCCGGGACAGGACTGTCTGCTGCATCACTGGCCACTGCTGGGCTGTCCGCAGCTCGTTTCTTGGTCAATCCCAAAGattcagtttcactttgtctttcttcGACCAGAGGAGATGTTGCACTTTCAATGACTGGTTTCCTGGTCTCGTCTACCACAGGGAATGGTTGGGTAGCGACGCGGTTCTTTGGAGGCCTGCCTCTGCGGGGTATTATTGCAGGAGGTTTAGGTTTGGATTTAGAACCATGAAACTGTTGCGTACAGTTTAAGCTCAAAGAAGCAGCTGGCGGTGTTATGCTCAAACCTTCCACTGTGCCCCCCTTCTGGTTGTCCTGCAAAGCCACTGAAGGCATGATAATTGATTTGTTAAGGAGGGTTAACTCAAACATGGGATTGAGTAGATGTGGAGACTTTGGATCGGAGTTTAAGGATGTAGTCGTTTCCTCCAGAACATGGCTGCTCTCTGAGGCCGAGGGTGGGTTGGATGAAGACAGGCTCTTCTCCTGGTTGTTGGATTCCACATCAGACGGCATATCAGCTAAAGTGCTTACCCCATTCACCCCTGTCTTCAGCTTTGCCTCCATTAGCATGAGAGTAAAGAAGCCTGGAGAAGCTGTGAGAAGATAaacaaaatatgcatttaataaaatgataattggaaatttaaatgaaacaattaGACCTggataactaataataatactaataaactatatttatacagcacttttcaaaaacaagtttacaaagtgcttcatgGATGTCTTACGCAATGCAACAACTTACTTGGTTTCATGGATGAGGGAAGTATGAGTCTGCCAGTCTTAGAGCGAATCAGAGGAAGTGCAACGGACGGTAAAGGGCGTTTGGAGGGCTTTTTGCGATTGGGTGTTTTAGTTACAGGGGTTGCAGTGGTTGGAGGGATGTCTTTACCTGCCGGGACCTGAGAATGTGAATTAGGCACGCTGCCCTGGGCTGGAGCTCCAGGCTCTTTCTGATTCTCTCCCTGGGATAGGGCTGCAGTGAGGTCAGCCTTGGCAGGCGTGGACGCAGCCTGAGGATGAGGCAGCGGTGTGGACACGGGTTTGGGAGGGTTTTCACTGGATTGGGTTGAGTTAGGCTCAAGCAGGGGTTGTGCATTTGTTTGGGCAGCAGTTTTGTGTGGCTTCGCCTCAGATTGAGTTGTGATGAAGTCAGGTTGTAACAGGGGCATGTgctgggactgggaggctgtgTTTTGCAGGAAAGCAGCtctggactggaggagctgggaaaAGAATGGACTCCATTTCATCGCCTTCTCTCTCATTTTATGCCTCATGCAGATGTCACTCAGCTTGTGTTTGATCAGATTCTCGGACTTCCCTAAAAAATGGTGACATTTCACATGAAACAAGTTTCAGTGAAGGCAgctaaaatacacacacacacacacacacaacttaacaTGAGCggctgcattttatttatcgaatttaaaatgtcaacttgCAGGAACAGAAACTGTACATACCAGACAAAATGGAGAGCTTATTCACATAGTCTGACTGTAACTGAGAcaatttcctcttcttctccttgagGAACTCGGACGTCTCACCCATGTCTTGGATTTCCTTCACAGCCTGCAAACACAGAACCCCCCAGAAAAGACTGTGAAGACGGTAACAGAGCTGTGAATGGATTATCCTGTCGGACTACAATTATACATTTGTAAACAGTTTATACAGGGATACACAGCTAATATAAAaggggttttatttattttatgtttgtggGCCACCAtaattggagaaaaaaaaactgcttgaGGATATTGTGGAACTGACCAGTGAGAGCAGGTGGAGCCTGGGGGGCTTGATGCCACCGAGGTCACCGCAAAGGATGGTCTGGAGTTTGTCAAAGAGTATCCGCTGTTCAGAGCGTCTCTGCCTTTCAAGCGCTGTGTGGattttttgcttctttttgtCCCGTTCTTcctgggggggggagagagagacagcagagatAATGAGCAACACATGCAACACCAACACGACCCTTCACTTAAAAAGCCACGGCAAAGTGATTTTAGAAATGGTTGGTTGTGAGTACCTGGGTGCTGAGTTCCGTTTCAGGTACAAGACTGGACTGGAAGAGACTGGAATCgcagaaaagaataaaaaaaaaaattcttcaaACCTCTCGAGTATAATTCAAACTTCAACACATACTTCTTTATATATCTTTTCattcacaagcacacacattcTCGTGTGTATTACCGTGAGTCCTGTAATGTTTTTATAGCAGCCTCCTTCATTTCTGCGATGGCcatttcttgtctttcttcctctACCGTCTCAATGTCCAATAGCTCCTCCTGAAGAAACAACATTCACAATGTTGTTTAAGCTGTGACTACaggttgatgtttttgtttaggccatataattcacattttacatttcaaaaccaATTTACGCtatgtaataaatatttctttaacATACGTATTCTTCGTCACCATCACCATCTCCACAATAGTCAGAGTCTTCAGAGCTTAGGCATTCTGAGGTGAAATCCATGTTTGATTCCACCCGTCTGCTGTTGGCGTCATAACCTGGAGACATCTTTTCACCACACACCAGCCTAGATGAGAAGCCAGGCTCTAATGATGCACTACTTGATAAAGTGTCCAAACCGAGCCAGTTTGCATCCCAACTAGCTGGTTGTCTATAATTAAACAAGGCATCTTGTTGTGGGGGAGTTATATTTTTAGCAGCAGTCATGTTTATAGTCTTTACAGTTTGTGATGGTTGTGTAGCTTCATTACATCCAGGCCTTGGGAGGTCAATGAGGGTGAAGCCCCCAGGCAAGGCCACCCCTGGTGGATTCTGGCCTTTGGTGCTCTCGTTGGCTGGAGGGCAGATCCTGAAAGAATAAGTCCCACTCTGTCCAAGGAAGCTGGGGCTTTTCAGTGAGGGGGAAACGGTGAGAGAGACCGGCGAGGACTTGGAGCTGGTGTGGCGGTGACTGACTGAGCTGAGCTGGGTCGAGATGAACGGCTTGACACGGATAACACTGGAGGAGTTTTGTGAATGCTGTGGGAAGGGGGTGGATCCTTTTTTCCAGGAGTCGAGATGCAACGGAACTGAAGGAACAGAAAAATGCGAGGCAGGGCAGTGAGACAAAGAAATAATGATCCTGCTTGATTAGGGACTTTCAAAGAATCTCAATCTTTAAAGAAAAGTTATGGAGAACGAATAACATGAAGGTCTATCCTTGgattctttaatattgtgaattAGCAGCAATGTTTAATTAATGCTGATATAACTACACTGCTGCTTTTTTCTCAGCCTGTTTATTGTACTAGTAACAGATATATCATGATTAAAATGCACAGAACACAGACAAAggtttgtgttcatttatttgatcCTTACACCTTACATGAAATTTAGTTTTATCAATAGATTGTAAATTAAGAACGGACAACGCAACTCTATTTCCTCCCATCGTACAAAAATGAGGCTAAAATGTATATCAGATACtggtgccgccatcttgtgcttttgataTCATTTGGAGCCAAAGGCTGTGCAGTAGGGATCCTGGTGTGGCGCTGCGGTCAAGCCGATACACtcactcgaccaatcgcgagtcagtctcagctgtcaatcattacgtttcaccccgtttttatagcatcaaataactaattaaaaccaaacttatcaggtATATGAACAATTAAACACTAAGAACAACTTAAAATGGCCGGCACTAACTCTGGGGAAAAGGGATTTGACGTATACTTTTGACTTTGTCAGTTTGACCCAGGTCACATCTACTAACATGACTGAAGCAGGGATTTAATGCAACCAGtcactagggggcgatcaagatgatttggcttcactttaggtGTGCTGTCATCTAAATAGTTtcaacaatgtgtgtgtgtgtgtgtgctaaggTGTAGCAACAGAGACGATCTTACCTAATGATTGGACTGCAATCTTCAGCTTTGTGGTTCTCCTTGCAGTGACCGTGTGAGGCACTTCAGTGTCTGTGGCTTTCACATGCAGAGTACTAGGACTGTTGCTCCTTAGTATTGAGTCTGGCTTCTGAGAGTTTTTATGAGAAATGTCAGCGGGAGCATTAAGTCGGCCTGTCACGTATGCTGCAAGGCGGTTAGCTGGATGTAGAGATCCCATACTTCCCAGCAACAGTCTGGCCTGATTGTAAGATTTGCCATTCACCtgcaaagaaatatatatatgagaatGTTAAACTTTACAATTACAAGTACATACTTTACACCCAACCATTATCAACACCGTCAGTCATTTTCTACTAGTTAAAGGTGTTTTTCCTTGAGGCTAACCTGTACAAGTGCACATGGTTGGCTGCCAGCAGGTTTGGTCCTGGCTTTGAGTTTGCCTGCAGGTAAAACTCCACCCAGGAAAGGCGTGACTCCAACCTGCATCTCCAACTCTTCACTGAggccgtcttcctcctctgtgttggtTTCCCCATCAACAAGCTTTTCCTCATCACTGTTGTCACGTTCATCCTCCTCATTATCACTGGCTTTTGATGGTTTACTTATTTGCACCTACAAGAAGTAGAGTAGGagaattatatttaaaaaaaaatctaagtaatGAAACGAGGTTAAAACACTACTTAGAAACAACCACTGAGATCTGACAATATTTAGAAGCTGGTCTATTTTGGTGTACCTGCTGTTCTTTTTAAATGGTAATGCAAATAGCTAAGAAGTCAAAGCTGTAAGCCTGTAAGTTTAAGTGAAAAAACATCCCAACCATTACTTCTGTATAATTCTTTAAATATACTACAGGTAATAGACTTAAAACCAATAGATTACTCATTGGAATCCTACCCTGTAGGTGACAATCAAGCCACTGGGCTTTTGCATGGAGATCTTGGTGAGTGGGCTGATGAGGTATGGTCCGATGTGGAAACTCTGAGACAACCTTTTCTCATTCATGCGCCGACATAAAGCTCCTAGGACCATTTTGTGGTCCTTTTTCCACTGACATGTTGACTGGATCTGGATTTGCTTCTTTGGTTCTTTTTCTGTGGTTTCCTGACCTGTCTTCCCTGCTGAGGGACATAAGGAGATATGGTTATGTATAACAGCAAATATTTTCAGTATCATACAGTTGGGTACATCCAgccaacacaaagaaaacactagtaagaaaacacaaaacaacaaaataaggATTTAAGAAAATGTAGTCTAATTGTCTGTGGTATAACAAACAGGATTAcattatgttttaattacacCCATGTACATTTCTTGACCTGTTTTCTTTAAAGTACTTGGATGGTATCTCTGCGGGTTGTCAGTGGTTGTcttctgttttctgcttttgaaCTCTCTGACACGAGCACATGTCATGCTATCCCAGTATTTATACACTGGATCCTTGTCCTCTCCAATCTGAAATAATCAAAatttcaataaatcaaaaaaggGACAAtggattaaagaaaaaaaccatGAGCACAGATTTTTTGATATAAAAACTAACAGTAAATAAATAGCAATATTTACAAGAATCTAATGAATAAATCAAGAGCTTTTAGTACAAACATTTGGAAAAGCTTCATTTAAATCCAATAAAAGAACGGCTTTTATAATTTACCGGCTGTGTTAGACGAGTAACACTGCTGTGTTTCACGTTCTTTGCCGAGACCAAATATTGAGGACTTTCGGGGACGAAGAGCGGCTCTGCATCCTCATCAGTAATGTTGCGTTTCCACAGTTTATGAGTGTGGGAGCCTGGGCAAGGTTGAACCACATGTTGCGTATTAGTCATAGCTGAGGAAGGACAAAAGCATGTGGTTAACACTTGTGAGTTACTGAGGGTTGCAACCAAACAGACGTCCAAATAAATCAAAAGCCATACAAATTGAAATAACCATTTATGAGtcagaataaaaatacataaatgataTACAAAATCTTACAGTAAACAGATTGGATCTCTGGTTCCCTCTCCCCAGCAGAAATGTGCTTGGTGATCTTGCGTTTGAAGCAGGTACAACCAAACATGCATTCAGGCCGGCGGCAGTGGAGAGGACCTCTGTTCAGATTCTGCAGACTGGAACACACACAGCCCAGTCTGCAGAACTCCTGACTACATTCTAGTCCAGTGTCTTTAGACTGTGGATATAAAGGTTCCTTCAGGCCCAAAAAATGCATCTGATtaaaaggaaaggagaagacAGACAACACCTCTTAATCTctgatttagattttacattACAAAAACAAGAATTACTTTTTACTTGACCAAAAAAAGACATCAGAACAGACACAGCCCGTCATTGGTATCAAATGATTGTACAAACACAGTATGTCATATACCTGTTTTGTCAGGAGTACAGACAGAGCCACGGTCAGCCTGTCTGGAGTCAGCTGCGTTCTTCTCAGACCCTCGTTCAGGGCTCCGACCTCCATTTGCAATAGTTTGACCTCAAACTTAGGTAAGCTTGCCGGTCTGTGTGTTATCCCCTGGTTCTGCCCAAAGCTCGCTGGGTGGTGTGTAGATGatctgaagagagagagaggaacaaatTATGTTCTGCGTGGTTTGAGGTTTAGTGGGAAAAACAACGAGATAAAAGACTGTAGGTGGAATGATGGAGGGGAGTTTACATGGAAAGATATTTGTAGTATTTAAAAAGGTATGTGCTAATTCAGATTGAACTTAAATGTGTACATCTCAAAGAAAGCATGTTAACATTGTtctacaaacacagacatactCCACATAAAAGGAAGACAAGTGGGCTAAACAAGACATAAGCTCAGGAGTTACTCTTACaaaaattaaagacaaaacacatttggaaaaAGCTGTGAAACTGTAAATGGCCATTAGAAGAACGGTTCTATCTTATTACACTTTTTGTGAAGTCGATACATATGTTTGTTGTTAAGGACTTGGGGGCGCTTAGGGGACgccgtttcaagtcgaatatgacaccacacgagcagtagGCAGGCATGTTATGATTTGTATGtggttttattacgtctgaacTGTAtatcaccagttacttcagttgtatgggattcagctgcaacaaagTTCAGAAGTGTTcagtggactcaaacacttcacccacccctccatctgcatagtggtgagtagataagtgAATttaaactatccctttaatagaGCTGATATGTTTAAcattaatacaatttgattaAACAGTTCATGTTAATCACGATAACAGGTGCGTTTGCGAAACTGATTTTCAAGTTTACGGTTCTGTGAACTGAGTCAAGCgtcaccaaactttgaataaacaggtgaacagctctttgtgcagaaGCGGTGATGCTGCTTTAGGTTTCTGTAGactgcagctcaattactgcagggcAGGTTTACAATTTCAGAAAGAatgctgcaaccagcattaccaaaGGTCCAGTAAAAAGCCcaatccaaacaggcaggtttagaaaaGGCAATGCACTA
This window of the Hippoglossus stenolepis isolate QCI-W04-F060 chromosome 20, HSTE1.2, whole genome shotgun sequence genome carries:
- the magl gene encoding MAX gene-associated protein isoform X2, yielding MPATDSELTSMEDPPVVEEEKGSLTDVPPSATPAAIIVSPLFPTTMTNFTSETEIENRAVSMASHDCSSALSSPAEASPAKPAVTSSNTREGTVETSPPTSNIASASDSLKCSGTNLLNIPDSLPLSEWPSSTFGGAVQKQDFSPVLTFKGVTVSLENNSVWKQFNSCGTEMILTKQGRRMFPYCRYRLAGLDPEGHYTLVLSLVPSDQFKYRWNRSQWESTAAAENQTQGLIRAFAHHYATSKGSVWMGGLVSFYKLKLTNNFQDQDGHIILHSMHRYIPRLHVIPVPDGVITTPDKPVVMGPESMTFTFPQTEFMAVTTYQNFRITQLKINHNPFAKGFREDGHNPRLVRVSAEPQSMVKIEAQFNVLEPNESKEEVVDLSTKNHVVPASASNVPPTRLVLKPIMSTSSNKNQQYVHCLRGKHALGELVLVEKHPLVESVEENLDNIVTPKLQHSLEAISTTPTPSMSTPGSSPRTRKRRKKTNTRWVARGREWRAAAAPSHKVVHSPSLTVALQPELDNVEGLLFVSFTSKEALDVHIRNKPSESTEPVSPVSPTTQKQLKQTEELTPATDEEKIVHKEAVLLQDLRVFKHRQVIHPVLQEVGLKLSSLNPTKSVDLQYVGVHLPLPPADLPEQENSTSLSLCEKGLPFISRTGKTSDVTKIKGWKNKFIKNKESSFNSDGLQKNLSAFCSDMLDEYLESEAKQISERAAAFSTYSEDSVAYQLPAKGSSYVKTLDSVLKHRKPAPNRPCPLSHKPPLYAAVTSPAPPRPSPATPVQAKSPSTLTDAANAASGSSAVSHRSSTHHPASFGQNQGITHRPASLPKFEVKLLQMEVGALNEGLRRTQLTPDRLTVALSVLLTKQMHFLGLKEPLYPQSKDTGLECSQEFCRLGCVCSSLQNLNRGPLHCRRPECMFGCTCFKRKITKHISAGEREPEIQSVYSMTNTQHVVQPCPGSHTHKLWKRNITDEDAEPLFVPESPQYLVSAKNVKHSSVTRLTQPIGEDKDPVYKYWDSMTCARVREFKSRKQKTTTDNPQRYHPSTLKKTGKTGQETTEKEPKKQIQIQSTCQWKKDHKMVLGALCRRMNEKRLSQSFHIGPYLISPLTKISMQKPSGLIVTYRVQISKPSKASDNEEDERDNSDEEKLVDGETNTEEEDGLSEELEMQVGVTPFLGGVLPAGKLKARTKPAGSQPCALVQVNGKSYNQARLLLGSMGSLHPANRLAAYVTGRLNAPADISHKNSQKPDSILRSNSPSTLHVKATDTEVPHTVTARRTTKLKIAVQSLVPLHLDSWKKGSTPFPQHSQNSSSVIRVKPFISTQLSSVSHRHTSSKSSPVSLTVSPSLKSPSFLGQSGTYSFRICPPANESTKGQNPPGVALPGGFTLIDLPRPGCNEATQPSQTVKTINMTAAKNITPPQQDALFNYRQPASWDANWLGLDTLSSSASLEPGFSSRLVCGEKMSPGYDANSRRVESNMDFTSECLSSEDSDYCGDGDGDEEYEELLDIETVEEERQEMAIAEMKEAAIKTLQDSRLFQSSLVPETELSTQEERDKKKQKIHTALERQRRSEQRILFDKLQTILCGDLGGIKPPRLHLLSLAVKEIQDMGETSEFLKEKKRKLSQLQSDYVNKLSILSGKSENLIKHKLSDICMRHKMREKAMKWSPFFSQLLQSRAAFLQNTASQSQHMPLLQPDFITTQSEAKPHKTAAQTNAQPLLEPNSTQSSENPPKPVSTPLPHPQAASTPAKADLTAALSQGENQKEPGAPAQGSVPNSHSQVPAGKDIPPTTATPVTKTPNRKKPSKRPLPSVALPLIRSKTGRLILPSSMKPTSPGFFTLMLMEAKLKTGVNGVSTLADMPSDVESNNQEKSLSSSNPPSASESSHVLEETTTSLNSDPKSPHLLNPMFELTLLNKSIIMPSVALQDNQKGGTVEGLSITPPAASLSLNCTQQFHGSKSKPKPPAIIPRRGRPPKNRVATQPFPVVDETRKPVIESATSPLVEERQSETESLGLTKKRAADSPAVASDAADSPVPVKRGRGRPPKQREPGEQWIPAAQRRRRSSKSNEDSPVRLSYLLKGQDTNTASLGELNASRPLTRGALGKDLPSAKRRSWIDVEKELELELDSE